In the Phaeobacter piscinae genome, AGCACCACGGAGCCTGCGGCGATGCGCGAGCAATGGCCGACCTTGATATTGCCGAGCACTTTGGCGCCCGCCCCAATCAGCACGCCATTGCCAATCTTGGGGTGGCGGTCTTCCTCTTCCTTGCCGGTGCCGCCCAGGGTCACCGAATGCAGCATCGACACATTGTCGCCAACCACAGCGGTTTCGCCAATGACGATGGAATGGGCGTGGTCGATCATGATGCCCCGGCCAATCCGCGCCGCCGGGTGGATATCGACGCCAAAGATCTCGGAGATCCGCATCTGGAAGAAATAGGACAGGTCATAGTCGCCCTGCTGCCACAGCCAATTGGCTACACGGTAACATTGCACCGCCTGATAGCCCTTGAAGTAGAGGATCGGCTGCAACAGCCGGTGGCAGGCGGGATCGCGTTCATAGACCGCCATCAGATCGGCGCGCCCGGCGGCGATCAGATCCGGGTTTTCCCCATAGGCCTTGTCGACGATTTCGCGCAGAATCACCATCGACATCTCATTTGAGCAGAGCTTGGCTGCAATGCGATAGGACAGCGCCTTCTCAAGCGATGTGTGATGCAGGATGCAGGCGTGGATCAGCCCACCCATCAGGGGCTGGCGGCTCACGGCGTCCTGCGCCTCGGTGGTGATCTGATCCCAAACGGGATCAACGGAACTAACGGCGTGGCGCGTCTCAAGCATGGCTCTGCCTCCTGTGTTGCGACCAGATTACCTATGTAAGCGTAAAAAGGCCAACCGCAAATCCGTGATGTGAGACATCGGATCTGCTGATCATTCACCTTTGTTCAGTGAATATGATCGGCCAGCCCTTTGTTTTTTCTGCAAATCCGGCGCAAGATCAGGTCACGCGCTCATTCGCACAACCTATGTGCGGCCGGGAATATCGTCGTGCTGACGGCTTACGCCGGCACTCTCAAACCCTCGGCCATCACAAAAGCCACCACCGGTGGCGTCAACCCAGCTTGGCACTGGATCACTCAGGATCATGCCTGACATGCCGCGCCAATTGGGCCAGCACCAGCCGCGTGCAGGACAGATACTGCGGCGCGTCATAGAACGGCTCATCCGCCAGCACGAACTTTCGTGCCGCGGCACTCAGGGAGCCATCGCCCCAATTCGGGCAGAGCTGCCGGTGGCGGCGCAGATGGCACGACGCCTGCCCGGCCCCGGCAAAGATCCGCTCGCACAGCACGCGCCGTTCGGCCGGGGCCACCGCCAGCAACGCGCGGGCGGTGCTGGTGATATCACCGGGCAGGATAGGCCGTCGCATCCCTGCCCCGCCTCAGACCAGCCGCAGGGCCGTGGCCGCGCCCGCCCCGTAGCGAGCCGAGATCTGCGCCACCTCGATCCGGTCGCCCGGTGCCACTGTATCCACAGTCTGGGCTGATGACGCATAACTCCAGCCGGGGCTGTCCAGCA is a window encoding:
- the cysE gene encoding serine O-acetyltransferase — protein: MLETRHAVSSVDPVWDQITTEAQDAVSRQPLMGGLIHACILHHTSLEKALSYRIAAKLCSNEMSMVILREIVDKAYGENPDLIAAGRADLMAVYERDPACHRLLQPILYFKGYQAVQCYRVANWLWQQGDYDLSYFFQMRISEIFGVDIHPAARIGRGIMIDHAHSIVIGETAVVGDNVSMLHSVTLGGTGKEEEDRHPKIGNGVLIGAGAKVLGNIKVGHCSRIAAGSVVLQEVPPCKTVAGVPAKIVGEAGCDQPSVSMNQVLAGGKPQ